From a single Corynebacterium kroppenstedtii DSM 44385 genomic region:
- a CDS encoding LapA family protein: MSTSPKSKDNKSTRADNAVGRPRMDGKSDTEARTPSVVRPTPEGERKKAERQQNEEAAQNQDAQHAERATGSSSPAGSSDDEPRTERRRVNREGTDTNAGPMKNKTDVQGSVAGSTWVALSVGIALLVLLLIFIIQNMESVTLTVFFWTVSFPAGVGFLLAAIIGAVIMLSVGSVRMFQLRRQIHQQRK; encoded by the coding sequence ATGAGTACATCACCAAAATCTAAGGACAACAAATCGACTCGGGCCGATAATGCGGTGGGTCGCCCCCGCATGGACGGTAAAAGCGACACCGAGGCACGCACACCGAGCGTCGTTAGACCAACCCCTGAGGGTGAGCGGAAGAAGGCCGAGCGCCAACAGAATGAAGAAGCTGCACAGAACCAAGATGCGCAGCACGCTGAGCGGGCCACGGGTAGCTCCTCTCCTGCTGGTTCCTCCGATGATGAGCCGCGTACGGAGCGTCGTCGTGTGAATCGGGAGGGAACTGACACCAATGCTGGCCCGATGAAGAATAAGACTGACGTTCAGGGCTCCGTTGCGGGAAGCACATGGGTGGCACTGAGTGTCGGAATTGCTCTGTTAGTGCTTCTTCTTATTTTCATTATCCAGAATATGGAATCTGTCACGTTGACAGTCTTTTTCTGGACGGTGTCGTTCCCCGCGGGTGTCGGGTTCCTCCTCGCCGCGATTATTGGAGCTGTCATTATGCTCTCTGTTGGGTCCGTTCGGATGTTTCAGTTACGTCGGCAGATCCACCAACAGAGAAAATAA
- the rlmN gene encoding 23S rRNA (adenine(2503)-C(2))-methyltransferase RlmN, with product MTETHTETHNDLGLKPVESLNRADNKAQLKFAAPRRGKPPTHFADLTVDEQKQAVKDLGLPAFRANQLARHYYGRFEASPETMTDLPAAAREPVQKALFPELMTEVRNISCDQGMTRKTLWKLHDGTLLESVLMRYPGRATLCISSQAGCGMACPFCATGQGGLHRNLSTGEIVDQVRAAAAAMSRGDVAGGKGRLSNVVFMGMGEPLANYKRVVSAVRQITDPSPRGFGLSQRNVTVSSVGLAPAIRRFADEGLSVTLAVSLHTPDDELRDSLVPVNNRWSVEEVLDAAAYYADRSGRRVSIEYALIRDVNDQGWRADLLGKKLKKALHSKVHVNVIPLNPTPGSIWDASTKQQQEEFVRRVKTQGVECTVRDTRGQEIAAACGQLAAEEKTA from the coding sequence ATGACGGAAACACATACAGAAACACACAACGACTTGGGTCTTAAGCCCGTCGAATCCCTCAATCGAGCTGATAACAAAGCCCAGCTGAAGTTCGCCGCTCCGCGTCGCGGAAAACCTCCAACACATTTTGCGGATCTGACGGTGGATGAGCAGAAGCAGGCCGTGAAGGACTTGGGGCTGCCAGCGTTTCGCGCGAACCAATTGGCCCGCCACTATTACGGCCGATTTGAGGCATCCCCTGAGACCATGACGGACTTACCGGCTGCTGCGCGTGAGCCGGTTCAGAAAGCTCTTTTCCCCGAGCTCATGACTGAGGTCCGCAATATCTCGTGTGACCAGGGCATGACCAGGAAGACATTGTGGAAGCTTCACGACGGCACTTTGCTCGAGTCGGTTTTGATGCGGTACCCGGGCCGAGCCACGTTGTGTATTTCCTCCCAAGCGGGGTGTGGCATGGCCTGCCCGTTCTGCGCAACTGGCCAAGGCGGCTTGCATCGTAACCTGTCGACGGGGGAGATCGTGGACCAAGTCCGCGCCGCCGCAGCCGCGATGAGCAGGGGTGACGTTGCTGGTGGCAAAGGCCGCCTGTCCAACGTCGTCTTTATGGGAATGGGCGAGCCTCTGGCGAACTACAAGCGCGTCGTCAGCGCCGTTCGGCAGATTACTGATCCGTCGCCACGCGGATTCGGTTTGTCTCAGCGCAACGTGACGGTGTCGTCGGTAGGACTCGCGCCAGCAATACGCCGGTTTGCCGACGAAGGCCTCTCGGTCACGCTAGCAGTGTCGTTGCACACTCCTGATGATGAGCTCCGCGATAGCCTCGTCCCCGTGAACAATAGATGGTCCGTGGAAGAGGTCTTGGATGCCGCTGCGTATTATGCGGATCGGTCTGGGCGTCGTGTTTCTATCGAGTACGCGCTCATCCGTGACGTCAATGACCAAGGGTGGCGTGCGGACCTCTTAGGTAAGAAGCTGAAAAAGGCGCTTCACTCCAAGGTTCACGTGAATGTGATTCCGTTGAACCCGACGCCGGGGTCTATTTGGGATGCGTCGACGAAACAGCAACAAGAAGAATTTGTCCGCAGGGTGAAAACACAAGGTGTTGAGTGCACCGTTCGTGATACCCGTGGACAAGAAATTGCCGCAGCCTGCGGACAGCTAGCTGCGGAAGAAAAGACTGCGTAA
- a CDS encoding penicillin-binding transpeptidase domain-containing protein has translation MQRVRLRRYGHGGKKILAVASVTVLATLSACTPKPAGAREAATDFAKQLSAMASSQDENGDANNDQPIDHADKAADATDNKSAAEASITDSWKGLQAQDLKVSLKDFSSSGDVSVATYHYDWTLPKDRSLSYDAKATFAKTNQAWKVRWKPAVIHPDLGSDQHLELRALQADRAPVIGSDDQVLLEPGTQFRVLLNKHDSATINHVASILNDGHGADAGVPTIDASAVHQSVKNVNGDYSVAMVPSRAHDVVNALKGVDGVTLNVEPALVRPDPNFAPDILSRVSSIVNDELDGKNGWQVASVNPNGAVIKSLEEQQPTPAQSVKISLSKKVQDAAQKAVDTRADTEAMMVVIRPSTGEVLAVAQTANADKKGDLALTGLFPPGSTFKMVTATAGMQHGLVTPDSTVPCPGTMEIGSRVVHNYNDFSLGNVSLTKAFAQSCNTTFADVSSKLKPGELKSTAQQFGIGQDYKIDGLDTLTGQVPQADELVDRVEGGFGQGKDLASPFGMALVAATAAAGKTPTPTLIESHKTTVKNTNVPTIDPPTIDKLRGMMRAVVTSGTARAIAGEGDVFGKTGEAEVSDGSHAWFAGYRGDLAFATLIPMGGGSEHSVAITQSFFQNLGGDE, from the coding sequence ATGCAGCGCGTGAGGCTTCGTCGGTACGGTCATGGCGGAAAGAAGATCCTGGCAGTGGCTTCGGTCACCGTTTTGGCGACGTTGAGCGCGTGTACACCAAAACCAGCTGGAGCGCGGGAAGCGGCAACTGACTTCGCCAAGCAGCTCAGCGCGATGGCCTCGTCGCAAGATGAAAACGGCGATGCCAATAACGATCAGCCGATCGACCACGCCGATAAAGCGGCCGATGCAACGGACAATAAGTCGGCAGCAGAGGCAAGCATTACGGACTCCTGGAAGGGACTGCAGGCGCAGGACCTTAAAGTCAGCCTGAAAGATTTCTCCTCGTCCGGTGATGTGTCCGTCGCCACGTATCACTATGACTGGACCTTGCCGAAGGACCGTTCACTCTCATACGACGCCAAAGCCACGTTTGCTAAGACGAACCAGGCGTGGAAAGTGCGGTGGAAGCCAGCGGTTATTCACCCCGATCTGGGCTCCGACCAGCATTTAGAGCTTCGGGCGCTCCAGGCGGATCGTGCACCCGTTATTGGGTCGGATGACCAGGTCCTGCTCGAACCGGGAACCCAATTCCGCGTGCTTCTTAATAAGCATGACTCGGCGACTATTAATCATGTCGCATCCATCCTCAATGACGGCCACGGGGCGGACGCGGGAGTTCCGACGATTGACGCCTCCGCTGTCCACCAATCCGTGAAAAACGTCAATGGCGATTACTCCGTCGCGATGGTGCCTTCACGTGCGCACGACGTCGTTAATGCACTCAAAGGCGTGGATGGAGTCACTCTCAACGTGGAGCCTGCCCTGGTCCGCCCCGACCCGAACTTCGCCCCTGACATTCTGAGCAGGGTGTCGTCGATAGTGAATGACGAACTCGATGGGAAAAATGGCTGGCAAGTGGCCTCTGTGAACCCCAATGGGGCTGTCATTAAGAGCCTGGAAGAGCAGCAACCAACGCCTGCCCAGTCGGTCAAGATCAGTTTGAGCAAGAAGGTGCAGGACGCTGCGCAAAAAGCGGTGGATACCCGTGCGGATACCGAAGCGATGATGGTCGTGATTCGCCCGTCGACGGGTGAGGTCCTCGCGGTTGCTCAGACGGCTAATGCCGATAAAAAGGGCGATCTGGCTCTGACGGGGTTGTTCCCACCCGGATCAACGTTCAAGATGGTGACGGCAACGGCGGGAATGCAACACGGGTTGGTCACGCCCGATTCCACCGTGCCGTGCCCGGGCACCATGGAAATTGGAAGCCGCGTTGTGCACAATTACAACGATTTCAGCTTGGGCAATGTTTCTTTGACCAAGGCGTTTGCGCAATCGTGCAACACCACATTTGCGGACGTGTCCAGCAAGCTGAAGCCGGGGGAGCTGAAATCTACTGCCCAACAGTTCGGCATCGGGCAGGACTACAAGATTGACGGGTTGGACACGCTGACAGGTCAAGTGCCACAGGCCGATGAGCTCGTGGATCGTGTGGAAGGTGGCTTTGGCCAGGGTAAAGACTTGGCTAGCCCGTTCGGTATGGCTCTTGTTGCTGCCACAGCTGCAGCGGGGAAAACTCCGACTCCTACCTTGATTGAATCCCACAAAACGACGGTCAAGAATACCAATGTGCCGACGATTGATCCCCCCACCATCGACAAGCTGCGCGGGATGATGCGAGCTGTTGTGACCTCGGGTACTGCTCGTGCTATCGCAGGTGAGGGCGATGTTTTCGGTAAGACCGGTGAAGCGGAAGTCTCCGATGGGTCACACGCGTGGTTCGCCGGTTATCGGGGAGACCTTGCCTTCGCTACTCTGATCCCCATGGGTGGCGGGTCGGAACACTCGGTTGCCATCACCCAATCCTTTTTCCAGAACTTGGGTGGCGACGAATAA
- the pyrH gene encoding UMP kinase: MAQNDAPNSPAHGPHRSPYKRVMLKLGGEMFGGGKVGVDPDVVDNVARQIAEVARNGVEICVVIGGGNFFRGAQLSQRGMDRSRSDYMGMLGTVMNCLALQDFLEKQGVETRVQTAINMAQVAEPYLPLRATRHLEKGRVVIFGAGMGMPYFSTDTTAAQRALEIGCEVLLMAKAVDGVYDDDPRKNPDATMYTEVTPRECLDKKLKVADATAFSLCMDNNMPILVFNLLVEGNIARAVNGENIGTLVRSSDND, encoded by the coding sequence ATGGCGCAGAATGACGCCCCCAATTCACCTGCTCACGGTCCTCATCGATCACCATATAAGAGGGTCATGCTGAAGCTGGGCGGTGAAATGTTCGGCGGCGGCAAAGTCGGAGTTGACCCCGACGTCGTCGACAATGTTGCTCGTCAGATCGCCGAAGTTGCCCGCAACGGAGTTGAAATTTGTGTGGTCATCGGGGGTGGCAACTTCTTCCGCGGAGCACAGCTGTCCCAGCGGGGAATGGATCGATCGCGTTCCGACTACATGGGCATGCTCGGCACCGTGATGAATTGCCTGGCCCTCCAGGACTTCCTGGAAAAGCAGGGCGTCGAGACCCGCGTTCAGACAGCGATCAACATGGCGCAAGTCGCGGAACCCTATCTTCCGCTCCGCGCAACCCGGCACCTCGAGAAAGGCCGCGTCGTCATTTTCGGCGCGGGCATGGGAATGCCTTACTTCTCGACTGATACCACCGCGGCCCAGAGAGCACTGGAAATCGGCTGTGAAGTGCTGTTGATGGCGAAGGCCGTCGACGGAGTGTACGACGATGATCCGCGTAAAAACCCCGACGCCACCATGTACACGGAAGTCACTCCGCGTGAATGCCTTGATAAGAAACTGAAGGTGGCTGATGCTACCGCTTTCAGCCTATGCATGGATAACAATATGCCCATCCTCGTCTTCAATTTGCTCGTTGAAGGAAATATCGCGAGGGCGGTCAATGGCGAAAACATCGGCACGCTGGTCCGTTCGTCTGATAATGATTAA
- a CDS encoding phosphatidate cytidylyltransferase produces the protein MKVSERGSDGSSLPRPRNKAGRNVPVAIIVGVLLGALIIGCLIIPHAWYPLLAVIIPLATLEVSRRLKEHEYDVPVLTMLAGGQLILWLSLPWGARGMLMGYIVSVGAIMITRLFHRGTHHAPTNYLRDMSVAVFVLTWISLCGTAAAHLTLFNEGSLRGWALIATFILCVVANDVGGFTAGVFFGKHPLAPAVSPKKSWEGFAGSLVFAAIVGVITTWLLLHRAPWEGIVVGVFLACAATLGDLVESQFKRDLGIKDMGTLLPEHGGLMDRLDSLLPAAAMTWIIATVLQM, from the coding sequence ATGAAGGTAAGTGAGCGCGGTTCCGACGGCAGTTCTCTGCCGCGCCCACGCAACAAGGCAGGGCGTAATGTCCCCGTCGCCATCATTGTTGGCGTTCTACTCGGGGCCTTAATCATCGGATGCCTCATTATTCCGCACGCGTGGTACCCGCTGTTAGCTGTCATCATTCCGCTAGCAACCCTCGAGGTGTCCCGTCGCCTCAAGGAGCATGAGTACGACGTCCCGGTCCTGACCATGCTGGCTGGTGGGCAGCTGATACTGTGGTTGTCCTTGCCGTGGGGGGCTAGGGGCATGCTGATGGGCTATATCGTGTCCGTCGGCGCGATCATGATCACCCGACTATTCCATCGGGGAACCCACCACGCACCGACGAATTACCTTCGCGACATGTCAGTGGCGGTCTTTGTTCTGACGTGGATTTCGCTATGTGGAACGGCTGCCGCACATCTCACCCTGTTTAACGAGGGAAGTCTTCGGGGATGGGCCCTCATTGCGACATTCATCTTGTGCGTTGTTGCCAACGATGTGGGTGGTTTTACGGCCGGTGTGTTCTTCGGTAAGCACCCGCTTGCACCGGCCGTCAGCCCGAAGAAATCGTGGGAAGGATTCGCAGGTTCCCTCGTATTTGCGGCGATTGTTGGGGTAATAACCACCTGGCTGTTACTTCACCGAGCCCCCTGGGAGGGCATTGTGGTCGGCGTATTTCTTGCTTGTGCCGCCACGCTCGGGGATCTCGTTGAGTCCCAATTCAAACGAGACCTGGGAATTAAAGATATGGGCACGCTTCTTCCCGAGCATGGTGGGCTCATGGACCGGTTGGATAGTCTGCTTCCCGCGGCAGCGATGACCTGGATCATCGCGACTGTTCTCCAAATGTGA
- the frr gene encoding ribosome recycling factor produces the protein MIDDTLLESEERMTQSVEYAREDLTTIRTGRANPSMFNGVQAEYYGVMTPITQMATISVPEPRMLLIKPYEPSIMNAIENAIRNSDLGVNPTNDGQVLRVTVPQLTEERRKEMVRLAKSKGEDARIAIRNIRRKGMDELKRIQKDGEAGEDEVQAAEKELDKTTHEYVSQVDKLIEAKEKELMEV, from the coding sequence ATGATTGATGACACACTGCTAGAGAGCGAAGAACGTATGACCCAGTCGGTGGAATACGCTCGTGAAGACCTCACGACGATTCGCACCGGCCGCGCGAACCCGTCGATGTTTAACGGAGTTCAAGCCGAATATTACGGGGTGATGACGCCGATTACGCAGATGGCAACAATCAGCGTCCCAGAACCACGAATGCTGCTGATCAAGCCTTACGAGCCCAGCATTATGAACGCCATCGAGAACGCTATTCGCAATTCGGATCTGGGCGTCAACCCGACTAACGACGGTCAAGTTTTGCGTGTCACCGTGCCGCAGCTGACCGAGGAGCGTCGTAAAGAGATGGTCCGGCTCGCAAAGAGCAAGGGGGAGGACGCGCGCATCGCGATCCGTAACATTCGCCGTAAGGGAATGGACGAGCTCAAGCGGATCCAAAAAGACGGCGAAGCCGGCGAAGATGAGGTCCAGGCCGCGGAGAAGGAACTGGACAAGACCACCCACGAGTATGTGTCCCAGGTGGACAAGCTCATTGAGGCTAAAGAAAAAGAATTAATGGAAGTCTAG
- a CDS encoding cobyric acid synthase encodes MNADYEKAGYDKAESSLAPALLVTGCTSDAGKSVVVAGMCRSLARRGYRVAPFKAQNMSNNSAVVLATDCSTGAGNSGSGEAASHLASTHGDGQRLVAGEIGRAQALQAFAAGATPSVDMNPVLLKPEADRRSQLVLRGVAAGTVGARDYIEHRTHLREVSAQALESLRREYDVLICEGAGSPAEINLRHTDIANMGLAEAADLPAVLVGDIDRGGVLAHFFGTYFILDPSDRDRFQGFIVNKFRGDVGILQPGLDEVTRRTGVPTLGVIPFIDGLWIDAEDSLSGASGRVGPGLPPIGTDTIRVAAVRLPRVSNSTDIEALSCEPGVDVEWTTSPAAIASADLVVIPGSKSTIHDLEWLTKTAGPQLQERYRAGRPILGICGGFQMLCHSITDPVESGHSEPVAGLDFLDIDIEFFPEKTLANHGTAFEIHHGRVVRQNCPGWIGPLPGDESSGDHVGPDEHANSGNDVSSAAGYEGAHDEAVWGTHRHGQLEVDSFRRQFLRDVARTCGLSGFIPGDVSFYDARAEQVDRLADAVDAALGDDWPERLGIVTD; translated from the coding sequence ATGAATGCTGACTATGAAAAGGCCGGGTACGACAAGGCTGAGTCTTCCTTAGCCCCGGCACTGTTGGTGACCGGATGTACATCAGACGCTGGCAAGTCGGTCGTCGTTGCTGGCATGTGCCGGTCATTGGCACGTCGGGGTTACCGTGTCGCGCCTTTCAAGGCGCAGAACATGTCGAATAATTCGGCCGTCGTGCTGGCGACGGATTGTTCAACAGGTGCGGGCAACTCGGGGAGTGGGGAAGCGGCCTCGCATCTGGCTTCCACTCACGGGGATGGTCAACGTCTCGTCGCTGGGGAAATCGGACGAGCCCAGGCATTGCAAGCTTTCGCGGCAGGCGCGACTCCCAGCGTCGATATGAACCCGGTCCTGCTGAAACCGGAGGCAGACCGTCGAAGCCAACTAGTCCTCCGCGGAGTCGCAGCCGGCACCGTCGGCGCGCGGGATTACATTGAACACCGCACGCACTTGCGTGAGGTCAGCGCTCAAGCGTTGGAGTCGCTCCGCCGCGAATACGATGTGCTCATCTGTGAAGGGGCGGGTTCACCAGCAGAAATTAACCTCCGCCACACCGACATCGCGAACATGGGGCTCGCAGAAGCTGCGGATCTTCCCGCCGTCCTCGTCGGCGATATCGATCGCGGCGGTGTGCTCGCGCACTTTTTTGGAACCTATTTCATTCTCGACCCCAGTGACCGCGACCGATTTCAAGGTTTCATTGTCAACAAATTCCGCGGTGACGTCGGCATCCTCCAGCCTGGATTGGACGAGGTCACACGCCGAACCGGTGTTCCGACGCTCGGCGTCATCCCATTCATCGACGGTCTCTGGATAGATGCTGAAGACTCACTATCGGGTGCCAGTGGGCGAGTGGGCCCCGGCCTTCCGCCTATCGGGACCGACACCATACGGGTAGCCGCGGTCCGCCTACCGCGGGTCTCTAACAGCACCGATATCGAAGCTCTGTCCTGCGAGCCTGGCGTTGATGTGGAATGGACCACCTCTCCCGCGGCTATCGCATCGGCGGATCTAGTGGTCATTCCGGGGTCGAAGTCCACGATCCACGACTTAGAGTGGTTGACGAAAACAGCTGGCCCTCAGCTTCAGGAACGCTACCGCGCCGGCCGGCCGATTTTAGGAATATGCGGCGGATTCCAGATGCTCTGCCACTCCATTACGGATCCCGTCGAGTCCGGCCACTCTGAACCCGTCGCCGGTCTGGATTTCTTGGACATCGATATCGAGTTTTTCCCCGAAAAAACACTGGCCAATCACGGTACAGCCTTTGAGATCCACCACGGTCGAGTTGTCCGTCAAAACTGCCCAGGGTGGATCGGGCCACTTCCAGGTGACGAGAGTTCTGGCGATCACGTGGGCCCAGATGAACATGCAAATTCAGGCAACGACGTCAGCAGTGCAGCAGGCTACGAGGGTGCACATGACGAAGCCGTGTGGGGCACACACCGGCACGGGCAGTTAGAGGTCGACTCTTTCCGACGCCAATTCCTCCGTGATGTTGCACGGACCTGTGGCTTATCCGGGTTCATCCCCGGTGACGTGAGTTTCTACGATGCTCGCGCTGAACAGGTCGATCGGTTAGCCGACGCTGTGGACGCAGCCCTGGGCGACGACTGGCCCGAACGATTGGGAATCGTAACAGACTAG
- the map gene encoding type I methionyl aminopeptidase, with protein sequence MINGSAKKSHTSESQRHGGDRAPLKPGHATPIRHVPAHIPRPEYVNSGKEPQEGIGEPLVQTPENIERMREVSVIAANALQKAGEAVQPGVTTDELDRIVHDYFIEHDAYPSCLHYRGYPKASCISLNEIVCHGIPDTTVVQDGDIVNIDVTAFKNGVHGDTNATFLAGNVSEEHKKLVKVTEESMYRAIKACKPGRPVNMIGRVIESYARRFGYGVVRDFTGHGIGTTFHNGLVILHYDASWPDDIMEPGMTFTIEPMITQTENLDYRVWDDDWTVQLTQPGNWTAQFEHTLVVTEDGVEILTQPDFSIDEA encoded by the coding sequence ATGATTAACGGTTCAGCAAAGAAATCTCACACATCGGAGTCACAGCGTCACGGCGGTGACCGTGCGCCACTCAAGCCCGGACATGCCACTCCTATCCGCCATGTCCCGGCCCATATCCCGCGTCCTGAATACGTTAACAGTGGTAAAGAGCCTCAAGAGGGGATCGGGGAACCCCTCGTTCAGACTCCCGAAAACATTGAGCGGATGCGCGAAGTGAGCGTCATCGCGGCAAATGCCTTACAGAAGGCGGGGGAAGCAGTTCAACCGGGAGTGACGACGGATGAGCTGGATCGGATCGTTCACGATTACTTCATTGAGCACGATGCTTACCCGTCCTGCCTGCATTACCGCGGCTACCCGAAAGCTAGTTGCATCAGCCTCAATGAGATCGTGTGCCACGGGATTCCGGACACCACCGTCGTGCAGGACGGTGACATTGTGAATATTGATGTCACGGCGTTCAAAAATGGGGTTCATGGTGACACCAACGCAACGTTCCTGGCTGGAAACGTCTCTGAAGAGCACAAAAAGCTGGTCAAAGTCACAGAAGAAAGCATGTACCGGGCCATCAAAGCGTGTAAACCGGGCCGGCCTGTGAACATGATTGGCCGTGTGATTGAGTCCTATGCCCGCCGTTTCGGGTATGGCGTAGTGCGTGATTTCACTGGTCACGGTATTGGAACCACATTCCACAATGGGCTTGTCATTTTGCATTACGACGCTTCATGGCCGGATGACATCATGGAACCGGGCATGACCTTCACCATCGAACCCATGATTACGCAAACGGAGAACCTCGATTACCGCGTGTGGGATGACGATTGGACCGTCCAGCTGACGCAACCAGGAAACTGGACTGCGCAGTTTGAGCACACCCTCGTCGTGACCGAGGACGGCGTTGAGATTTTGACGCAGCCAGACTTCTCCATCGACGAAGCGTGA
- a CDS encoding DUF2631 domain-containing protein — translation MSETNEKVYDGVSTKDEPSAYWGWHDLGRRPVIISGIVGGLFLLFMLIGNHKGHVEDIFLIATAALCFIGALLIALRPKLNQVRTVTARNKPADYVERDWAADQLNLRGAYSNLSDSQLRSFNIDPATVKGQRAVQGN, via the coding sequence GTGTCTGAGACGAATGAGAAAGTGTACGACGGCGTATCAACCAAGGACGAGCCATCCGCATACTGGGGTTGGCATGATCTAGGCCGGCGTCCGGTTATTATCTCCGGCATCGTTGGTGGTCTTTTCCTCTTGTTCATGCTCATCGGTAACCACAAGGGCCATGTCGAAGATATTTTCCTCATCGCGACCGCTGCCCTGTGCTTCATTGGAGCATTGCTGATCGCTCTGCGTCCTAAGCTCAACCAGGTTCGGACCGTGACCGCTCGCAATAAGCCGGCCGACTACGTTGAGCGCGACTGGGCTGCTGACCAGCTCAACCTCCGCGGAGCATATTCCAATCTTTCCGACTCGCAGTTGCGTTCCTTCAACATTGATCCGGCGACGGTGAAGGGTCAGCGCGCTGTCCAGGGGAACTAA
- a CDS encoding M50 family metallopeptidase, translating to MSFIVGLVLFALGIVLTIALHECGHMVSARACGMRVRRYFIGFGPTLFSFRRREKKTSAAAGRPLMTEYGLKAVPFGGFCDIAGMTAIDEVAPEDEPFSMVKRPVWQRLIVLLGGIMMNLLIGVVVMYFVAVAWGLPNPNVDLSAKVGSTQCVPQSASANSSSDDSSTPDCSGPGPAGKAGIRQGDTIVKVDGHDTPDFTTMGDVVQKIGRDHADDDHDPTVPVVVERNGETRTVDVTIQRVQRETTQGKTVTVGAIGMTWERPNNMYSHYNALSAIPGSLHYSGYMIGQSVVGLAKLPASVPGVVRSIGGGERSESSPMSVVGASVAGGDLVKHDQWSSFFLLLASLNFFLALFNLVPLPPLDGGHVAVTIWEKLRDMVRRLRGLAPLGPADYTKLMPLTVAVFVLLFGFGALVIVADVVNPIRLFG from the coding sequence ATGAGTTTCATCGTGGGGCTTGTTTTATTCGCCTTGGGGATCGTTCTGACCATCGCGCTGCATGAATGTGGCCACATGGTCTCTGCACGCGCCTGCGGGATGCGCGTGCGTCGTTACTTTATTGGTTTTGGGCCGACGCTCTTTTCTTTCCGACGGAGAGAGAAGAAGACGTCGGCAGCGGCGGGGCGTCCCCTCATGACGGAATATGGCCTCAAAGCTGTCCCCTTTGGTGGATTTTGCGATATCGCCGGAATGACAGCGATCGATGAGGTCGCCCCAGAGGATGAGCCATTTTCCATGGTCAAACGGCCCGTGTGGCAGCGTCTCATCGTGCTGTTGGGGGGCATCATGATGAACTTGTTGATCGGCGTCGTCGTGATGTACTTCGTTGCCGTTGCGTGGGGACTTCCCAATCCGAACGTCGATTTGTCGGCAAAAGTTGGTTCTACGCAGTGTGTTCCGCAATCGGCATCCGCGAATAGTTCGTCCGACGATTCGTCGACGCCTGACTGTAGCGGTCCCGGGCCCGCGGGGAAGGCTGGAATCCGCCAGGGCGATACGATCGTCAAGGTTGATGGTCACGACACCCCGGACTTCACGACGATGGGCGACGTCGTCCAAAAGATCGGACGTGACCACGCGGATGACGACCACGACCCCACCGTCCCCGTCGTTGTCGAGCGAAACGGTGAAACACGAACGGTTGATGTCACTATCCAGCGTGTTCAGCGGGAGACCACGCAGGGCAAGACGGTGACTGTCGGTGCTATCGGGATGACCTGGGAGCGTCCCAACAATATGTATTCGCACTACAACGCGCTGTCCGCTATCCCGGGCTCCTTGCACTATTCCGGTTACATGATCGGCCAATCGGTCGTTGGTTTGGCGAAACTGCCGGCATCTGTTCCGGGAGTTGTCCGGTCGATCGGCGGTGGTGAGCGCAGCGAGAGCTCACCAATGAGCGTTGTTGGAGCCTCGGTGGCAGGTGGCGACTTGGTCAAACACGATCAGTGGTCGTCCTTCTTCCTTCTCCTGGCTAGCCTCAACTTTTTCCTCGCCTTGTTTAACCTCGTTCCCTTGCCACCGCTCGATGGTGGGCACGTGGCCGTCACGATTTGGGAGAAGCTCCGCGACATGGTGCGACGGCTCCGTGGCTTAGCGCCACTAGGGCCCGCCGATTACACCAAATTGATGCCGCTGACCGTTGCCGTCTTTGTCCTCTTATTCGGTTTCGGTGCGCTGGTCATTGTGGCGGACGTTGTGAACCCCATCAGACTCTTCGGCTAA